In a genomic window of Quercus lobata isolate SW786 chromosome 4, ValleyOak3.0 Primary Assembly, whole genome shotgun sequence:
- the LOC115985725 gene encoding uncharacterized protein LOC115985725 — translation MGDLIDQHTKNWMADYVISLFPFPLASTILQIPISKTNSVQDKLLWKYSKNGEYQAKKAYDFLARDHLVHPRHDQPQMGSWSRIRKVKVPLKVNNFIWKLMHDRLPTLLNLNIRGISNSNICPLCNEEEETATLLFLLYPFARACWHGSTLAIHSSDYNTISVQQWLTRLLSRYKQRDPDSMFYLQAIFTTLWTIWNYRNIVVQQGINPNPMDVILTGQNLSCRYKEAFSYHNTHSDRFDRSTRTDYQSTAGNWQLIIKVAGTRSRKPYRSGIAYEAITVQEDRVFFGAVSSKARTIGGALLEAVVEAEIAAKNQGFHQVLFLSDSRDLLQSFKKKKASDWLDNTRIADLIFLTQNGIWLLKTSSL, via the coding sequence ATGGGAGACTTGATTGATCAGCATACTAAGAATTGGATGGCAGATTATGTTATATCCCTATTCCCGTTTCCTCTGGCTTCTACAATCCTTCAGATCCCAATTTCCAAAACTAATTCTGTCCAAGATAAACTTCTTTGGAAATACTCAAAAAATGGGGAATATCAAGCGAAAAAAGCTTATGATTTTTTAGCAAGGGATCATTTAGTTCATCCTAGGCATGATCAACCTCAGATGGGAAGTTGGAGTAGAATCAGGAAAGTGAAGGTTCCTTTAAaagttaacaatttcatttgGAAACTCATGCATGACAGACTGCCTACCCTTCTCAACCTAAATATTAGAGGCATCTCAAACTCCAACATCTGTCCTTTATGCAATGAAGAAGAGGAAACAGCAACTCTCCTCTTTTTACTCTACCCTTTTGCCAGAGCTTGCTGGCATGGATCCACTCTAGCCATCCACTCCTCAGATTATAACACCATCTCTGTTCAACAATGGTTAACACGGCTATTATCAAGATACAAACAGAGAGACCCAGATTCTATGTTTTATTTGCAAGCCATCTTCACCACTCTTTGGACCATCTGGAACTATAGAAACATAGTAGTTCAGCAAGGGATAAATCCAAACCCCATGGATGTGATTCTAACTGGCCAAAATTTATCTTGCAGGTACAAGGAAGCTTTTTCATACCACAACACACACAGTGACAGATTTGACAGAAGCACAAGAACAGATTACCAGTCAACAGCAGGGAACTGGCAACTAATCATCAAAGTTGCTGGAACTAGGAGCAGAAAACCATATAGGAGTGGCATTGCTTATGAAGCTATTACTGTTCAGGAAGATAGGGTGTTTTTTGGTGCAGTTAGCAGCAAGGCTAGAACAATAGGTGGGGCATTGCTAGAGGCTGTGGTTGAAGCTGAAATAGCAGCAAAAAATCAAGGCTTTCATCAAGTTTTGTTTCTAAGTGATAGCAGGGATCTTCTTCAGTCCTTCAAGAAGAAAAAGGCCTCAGATTGGCTAGATAACACTAGAATAGCTGATCTAATTTTCTTGACTCAAAATGGCATTTGGTTGTTAAAGACATCTAGTCTGTAG
- the LOC115986815 gene encoding polyadenylate-binding protein-interacting protein 9-like: protein MAAVAEVPGEAVAAKTLDTKPTSESEINVQVQELVAMFKKLNPLAKEFFPSSYPNHQNSFYFLNNGQLSPNNFADTNKPSGNDFYPNNRRRRNNYNQGRRRLNGRAFKAQREDSIRRTVYVSDIDQHVTEERLAALFSSCGQVNDCRICGDPHSVLRFAFVEFADDHGARAALELGGTMLGYYPVRVLPSKTAILPVNPTFLPRSEDEREMCARTVYCTNIDKKVSQAEVKNFFETACGGEVTRLRLLGDHVHSTRIAFVEFALAESATTALSCSGMIVGTQPIRVSPSKTPVRPRVTRPTLH, encoded by the exons aTGGCTGCGGTGGCTGAAGTGCCTGGTGAGGCAGTGGCTGCCAAGACCTTAGACACCAAACCCACATCGGAATCTGAAATCAATGTGCAAGTGCAAGAACTTGTTGCCATGTTCAAAAAGTTGAATCCTTTAGCCAAAGAGTTTTTTCCTTCCTCTTACCCAAATCATCAAAATAGCTTTTATTTTCTGAACAATGGTCAATTGTCTCCCAACAATTTTGCTGACACCAATAAGCCTTCTGGCAATGATTTCTATCCCAACAACCGCAGG AGAAGAAACAACTATAACCAGGGGAGGAGAAGGTTGAATGGGAGAGCTTTCAAAGCTCAACGAGAAGATAGCATTAGACGAACGGTTTATGTTTCTGATATTGACCAGCAT GTCACTGAAGAGCGGCTTGCTGCCTTATTTAGTAGTTGTGGCCAG gtTAATGATTGCCGAATTTGTGGTGATCCGCATTCAGTTCTACGTTTTGCATTTGTGGAGTTTGCTGATGACC ATGGTGCAAGAGCAGCTCTAGAACTTGGAGGGACGATGCTTGGGTACTATCCGGTTAGGGTTTTACCTTCAAAAACTGCCATCCTTCCTGTGAACCCTACATTCCTTCCTAGA TCAGAGGATGAACGGGAAATGTGTGCCAGGACAGTCTATTGTACAAATATTGATAAGAAG GTTTCTCAAGCTGAAGTGAAGAACTTCTTTGAAACAGCCTGTGGTGGTGAG GTTACTCGCTTGAGGCTTTTGGGAGATCATGTTCATTCAACTCGTATAGCTTTTGTTGAATTTGCACtg GCGGAAAGTGCCACTACTGCACTGAGTTGCAGTGGGATGATAGTAGGAACCCAACCCATCAG GGTAAGTCCATCAAAGACACCCGTGAGGCCACGAGTTACTCGCCCAACATTGCATTAA